From Longimicrobiaceae bacterium, a single genomic window includes:
- a CDS encoding glycosyltransferase, whose amino-acid sequence MKLVIFGLSVSSSWGNGHATLWRGLCRALAARGHDVVFFERDVPYYAAHRDLWELPGGELVLYPGWEGVLPAARRHLADADAAIVTSYCADGVAATELVLSSAVPVRAFYDLDTPVTLDALRSGRPVEYIGPDGLAGFDLVLSYTGGAALTELRTRLGARRVAPLYGSVDPDVHRPAAPVEQFRADLSYLGTYAADRQAALQELLIDAARVLPERRFLIGGALYPADFPWAPNIFFLRHLSPDQHPAFYCSSSLTLNVTRKAMAEMGYCPSGRLFEAAACGVPILSDWWEGLDAFFTPGGEILVGRTTGDTVDALAMDAGELARISRAARERTLDEHTAARRAAELEDALEHAARGDVDEVDTEDAERRGDTLAMEV is encoded by the coding sequence ATGAAACTGGTGATCTTCGGGCTGTCGGTCAGCTCCTCGTGGGGCAACGGGCACGCCACGCTGTGGCGCGGGCTGTGCCGCGCGCTTGCCGCCCGCGGGCACGACGTGGTCTTCTTCGAGCGCGACGTGCCGTACTACGCCGCCCATCGCGACCTGTGGGAGCTGCCGGGTGGCGAGCTGGTGCTCTATCCCGGTTGGGAAGGCGTGCTGCCCGCTGCCCGCCGCCACCTGGCCGATGCCGATGCCGCAATCGTCACCTCGTACTGCGCCGACGGTGTCGCCGCGACGGAGCTGGTCCTCTCGTCCGCCGTGCCGGTGCGGGCGTTCTACGACCTGGACACGCCGGTCACGCTCGATGCGCTGCGCAGTGGCCGGCCGGTGGAATACATCGGGCCGGACGGGCTGGCCGGGTTCGACCTCGTGCTCAGCTACACGGGCGGGGCTGCGCTGACGGAGCTGCGGACGCGGCTGGGCGCGCGGCGCGTGGCGCCGCTGTACGGCAGCGTCGACCCCGACGTCCATCGCCCGGCTGCTCCGGTGGAGCAGTTCCGCGCGGACCTCTCCTATCTGGGCACGTACGCGGCGGACCGCCAGGCGGCGCTGCAGGAGCTGCTGATCGACGCGGCGCGGGTGCTGCCGGAGCGGCGCTTCCTCATCGGCGGGGCGCTGTATCCGGCGGACTTCCCGTGGGCGCCCAACATCTTCTTCCTCCGCCACCTCTCGCCGGACCAGCATCCCGCCTTCTACTGCTCGTCGTCGCTCACGCTGAACGTGACGCGCAAGGCGATGGCGGAGATGGGCTACTGCCCGTCCGGCCGCCTGTTCGAGGCGGCGGCGTGCGGCGTCCCCATCCTGAGCGACTGGTGGGAGGGTCTGGACGCCTTCTTCACGCCGGGCGGCGAGATCCTAGTCGGCCGCACCACGGGCGACACGGTGGATGCGCTCGCGATGGATGCCGGCGAGCTGGCGCGCATCTCCCGCGCGGCGCGCGAGCGGACGCTGGACGAGCACACCGCCGCCCGCCGCGCCGCCGAGCTGGAGGACGCGCTGGAGCATGCCGCGCGCGGAGATGTGGACGAGGTGGATACGGAAGATGCGGAGCGGCGCGGGGACACCCTGGCGATGGAGGTCTGA
- a CDS encoding sugar phosphate nucleotidyltransferase, whose protein sequence is MWGIVPAAGAGSRIQPLAFSKELLPVGSRLDHGVERPRAVSEYLVERMIRGGADKVCFVISPGKSDIIQYYGGGIGGVHVCYAVQPKPAGLCDSIFRALPLIHPDEQVLVGLPDTVWFPEDGLARLDDGVLSFLLFPVERPEFFDAVVTDDEGRVREIQVKQPGAESHWIWGAFKLPGSVLADLHDLWQERGRQDEYIGTLVNAWLARGGEARGVRAGEAYVDVGTLHGYREAIQELSRRPVLEEDEELVLR, encoded by the coding sequence ATGTGGGGAATCGTCCCGGCGGCGGGGGCCGGCAGCCGCATCCAGCCGCTGGCGTTCAGCAAGGAGCTGCTGCCCGTGGGCAGCCGGCTGGACCACGGCGTGGAGCGGCCGCGCGCGGTGAGCGAGTACCTGGTGGAGCGGATGATCCGCGGCGGTGCCGACAAGGTCTGCTTCGTGATCTCGCCGGGGAAGAGCGACATCATCCAGTACTACGGCGGCGGCATAGGCGGGGTGCACGTGTGCTACGCGGTGCAGCCCAAGCCCGCGGGCCTGTGCGACTCCATCTTCCGCGCCCTGCCGCTCATCCACCCCGACGAGCAGGTGCTTGTGGGGCTGCCGGACACCGTCTGGTTCCCCGAAGACGGCCTGGCGCGGCTGGACGACGGCGTGCTCTCGTTCCTGCTCTTCCCGGTGGAGCGGCCGGAGTTCTTCGACGCCGTCGTCACGGACGACGAGGGGCGCGTGCGCGAGATCCAGGTGAAGCAGCCGGGCGCGGAGAGCCACTGGATCTGGGGCGCCTTCAAGCTGCCCGGCTCGGTGCTGGCCGACCTGCACGACCTGTGGCAGGAGCGCGGGCGGCAGGACGAGTACATCGGCACGCTGGTGAACGCCTGGCTCGCGCGCGGCGGCGAGGCGCGCGGCGTGCGCGCGGGAGAAGCGTACGTGGACGTGGGCACGCTGCACGGCTACCGCGAGGCCATCCAGGAGCTGAGCAGGCGGCCGGTGCTGGAGGAGGACGAGGAGCTGGTGCTGCGGTAG